The Wolbachia endosymbiont of Ctenocephalides felis wCfeT genome includes a region encoding these proteins:
- the uvrA gene encoding excinuclease ABC subunit UvrA yields the protein MNDFIVVKGAREHNLQGIDVNIPKNKLVVITGLSGSGKSSLAFDTIYAEGQRRYVESLSAYARQFLNIQDKPDVESISGLSPAISINQKSISKNPRSTVGTVTEIYDYLRLIYARIGIPYSPATGLPITKQTVPQIVDVIMALPLETKIYVLAPIVRGRKGEHHKEILDVKRQGYARLKINGEVHNISNLPKLDKNKKHDIFVVVDRVSISDDLGNRLPSSIESTLKLGHGLMYVEIVDLPENHNSEYKNGQILTFSENFACPETGFTLEEIEPRLFSFNSPYGACSACNGLGKKLSVDTKLIVPDETLSVSDGALKPVGQVSHRMQTSSGFLKNAILSLIESRINIPWKNLAQEMKDTILFGSGKFQGLVNILENQMDYDETLVEQYCSVTNCKECAGFRLRKEALTVKINEKHIGEVSEFSIDESLNWFGNLPEKLTESQRQISSKILNEISKRLTFLKNVGLNYLTINRESSTLSGGESQRIRLASQIGSGLTGVLYVLDEPSIGLHQCDNDRLIATLKNLRDMGNTVIVVEHDEDTIMTADYVIDIGPGAGVNGGKIVAEGTPDKVQKSSESITGQYLSGKKGISIPEKRKQALQCIRVINAHENNLKNINVKFPIGNLICVTGISGGGKSSLVIETLYKYSAHKIHNASARYGRCDKIDGLEFIDKVIEVDQSPIGRTPASNPATYVGIFTHIRNWFAGLPESKARGYNISRFSFNTKGGRCEACKGDGYLKIEMHFLPDVYVKCEQCKGQRYNRETLEVTYQGKSISDILDMTIDQACDFFENLPIIHEKLISLQEVGLGYIKLGQSSTTLSGGEAQRIKLSKELSKRSTGKTLYILDEPTTGLHFEDINNLLKILHKLVELGNTVIVIEHNLHVIKTADYIIDIGPEGGIKGGKVVATGTPEEIADIPESVTGKYLMPYLSKLIKV from the coding sequence ATGAATGACTTTATAGTGGTAAAAGGGGCAAGAGAGCATAATCTGCAGGGTATAGATGTTAACATACCAAAAAATAAATTAGTTGTTATCACGGGGCTTAGTGGTTCTGGTAAGTCAAGTCTTGCATTTGATACAATTTATGCAGAAGGTCAACGCAGATATGTGGAGAGCTTATCAGCCTATGCGCGTCAATTTCTCAATATTCAAGATAAACCAGACGTTGAGTCAATTAGTGGACTCTCTCCTGCGATATCTATTAATCAGAAGTCAATTTCAAAAAATCCAAGATCAACAGTTGGAACCGTTACTGAAATATATGACTACCTGCGCTTAATATACGCACGCATAGGAATTCCTTACTCACCTGCAACAGGATTGCCAATCACTAAGCAAACTGTACCGCAAATTGTCGATGTAATAATGGCATTACCTTTGGAAACTAAAATATATGTACTTGCCCCGATTGTGCGTGGCCGCAAGGGTGAGCATCATAAAGAAATATTGGACGTTAAAAGACAGGGCTACGCAAGATTAAAGATAAATGGTGAAGTTCATAATATAAGTAATTTACCTAAGCTCGATAAAAATAAAAAGCACGATATTTTTGTAGTTGTAGATAGGGTGTCAATATCGGATGATTTGGGAAATCGCTTACCAAGTAGTATAGAATCCACACTAAAACTTGGTCATGGTCTTATGTATGTAGAAATAGTGGATCTACCAGAAAATCATAATTCTGAGTACAAAAATGGCCAGATTTTGACCTTCTCAGAAAATTTTGCATGTCCTGAGACTGGGTTCACATTAGAGGAGATAGAACCAAGGCTCTTTTCCTTCAATAGCCCTTATGGAGCATGCAGTGCATGTAATGGGCTTGGTAAAAAACTGAGTGTGGATACAAAGCTAATTGTGCCTGATGAAACTCTATCAGTATCAGATGGTGCTTTAAAGCCAGTTGGACAAGTATCACATCGCATGCAGACAAGTAGCGGATTTTTGAAAAATGCAATTCTATCACTAATTGAAAGTCGCATCAATATTCCATGGAAAAATTTAGCTCAAGAGATGAAAGACACGATACTCTTTGGCTCTGGTAAGTTTCAAGGTTTGGTGAATATATTAGAAAATCAGATGGACTATGATGAGACGTTGGTTGAGCAATATTGTTCTGTCACTAATTGCAAAGAGTGCGCTGGTTTCAGGCTGAGAAAAGAAGCACTTACAGTAAAAATTAATGAAAAGCACATAGGTGAAGTATCAGAATTCAGCATCGATGAATCCCTAAATTGGTTTGGAAATTTACCAGAAAAGCTCACGGAATCACAAAGGCAAATTTCAAGTAAAATATTAAATGAAATAAGCAAAAGGCTAACTTTTTTAAAGAATGTAGGACTTAATTACCTCACGATTAATCGTGAATCCAGTACACTTTCCGGCGGTGAAAGTCAAAGAATCAGGCTTGCTTCGCAAATCGGTTCAGGATTAACAGGAGTTTTATATGTTCTTGATGAACCTTCAATTGGTCTTCATCAGTGTGATAATGATCGACTGATCGCTACACTTAAGAATTTAAGGGATATGGGAAATACTGTAATTGTTGTTGAGCATGATGAAGACACAATAATGACAGCAGATTATGTAATTGATATTGGACCTGGAGCTGGTGTAAATGGTGGAAAAATTGTTGCGGAAGGAACACCAGATAAGGTACAAAAAAGTTCAGAGAGTATAACGGGGCAATATTTAAGTGGAAAGAAGGGAATTTCAATTCCGGAAAAGAGAAAGCAAGCATTGCAATGTATTAGAGTAATCAACGCACATGAAAATAATTTAAAGAATATAAATGTAAAATTTCCTATAGGAAATCTGATCTGTGTAACTGGAATATCAGGTGGAGGAAAGTCAAGTTTAGTAATAGAAACACTATATAAGTATTCAGCGCATAAGATACACAACGCATCTGCAAGGTATGGCAGATGTGATAAGATAGATGGGCTTGAATTTATAGATAAAGTGATAGAAGTTGATCAATCGCCAATTGGTAGAACTCCAGCGTCAAACCCAGCAACTTATGTTGGTATTTTTACCCATATAAGAAATTGGTTTGCAGGTCTTCCAGAGTCAAAAGCACGGGGATATAACATAAGCCGATTTTCATTTAACACCAAGGGAGGAAGATGTGAGGCATGTAAAGGTGATGGGTATTTAAAGATAGAAATGCATTTTTTACCTGATGTTTATGTAAAGTGTGAGCAATGCAAAGGGCAGCGATACAATCGTGAAACACTAGAAGTTACCTATCAAGGAAAGTCAATATCTGATATTCTTGATATGACAATAGACCAAGCTTGTGATTTTTTTGAAAACCTTCCGATAATACATGAAAAGTTAATTTCTCTGCAGGAAGTAGGACTTGGCTATATAAAACTAGGGCAATCGTCAACGACGCTTTCTGGTGGTGAAGCACAGCGAATAAAGTTATCGAAAGAGCTATCAAAGCGCTCCACCGGAAAAACATTATATATTCTTGATGAACCAACAACTGGGTTGCATTTTGAAGATATAAATAATTTGCTAAAAATACTTCATAAATTAGTTGAATTAGGTAATACTGTAATAGTAATCGAGCACAACCTGCACGTTATAAAAACTGCAGATTATATAATAGATATCGGCCCTGAAGGTGGAATTAAAGGTGGCAAAGTGGTTGCAACTGGCACTCCAGAAGAAATTGCAGATATACCAGAGAGCGTTACTGGCAAGTACCTTATGCCATATCTATCAAAATTAATTAAAGTGTAA
- the purF gene encoding amidophosphoribosyltransferase, with translation MLDEVHEECGVFSINCNENAIFNSILGLHALQHRGQESFGIVASDNSKLHSYHFQGQVSSVFDDVEEIRKSLPGNHAIGHVRYATSGSKLGAQPISGNSEKFGDFAVAHNGNLINVSSTREQLIEQGYVFQSDIDTEVIVHLIAGSTKGNFLEGFIDALKQINGAYSLVAINQETIIGVRDPAGIRPLVLGKLGDSYVLASETCALDIINAEFVREIQPGELVVINPDGELTSVFPFVQQKSSFCIFEYVYFSRPDSIMENRSIYDTRKEIGKTLAQESPPQNNIDMIVPIPDSGIPAAIGYAEHSGLPMELGIIRNHYIGRTFIQPTAEVRKVRIKLKFDANKHILKGKNIILIDDSIVRGSTLRNVVVMLKNAGVGEIHLKISSPTIKYSCFYGIDTPDCKDLIAANQSIEEMTKSICVDSLAFLSVDGLYQAVKGETRNDTVPQYCDACFTGNYPIGK, from the coding sequence ATGCTTGATGAAGTGCATGAAGAGTGCGGGGTATTCAGTATAAATTGCAATGAAAATGCGATTTTTAATTCTATACTTGGTCTCCACGCTTTGCAGCATAGAGGTCAGGAGTCTTTTGGCATAGTAGCTAGCGACAACAGCAAGTTACATTCTTATCACTTTCAAGGTCAAGTTAGCAGCGTATTTGATGATGTAGAAGAGATAAGGAAATCCTTGCCAGGAAATCATGCAATAGGTCATGTGCGTTATGCAACAAGCGGCAGTAAACTTGGAGCACAGCCAATATCTGGCAATAGTGAAAAATTTGGGGATTTTGCTGTAGCGCACAATGGTAATTTAATTAACGTCTCTTCAACGCGTGAGCAATTAATTGAACAAGGTTATGTTTTTCAATCAGATATTGATACAGAAGTGATTGTGCATTTGATAGCAGGCAGTACAAAAGGTAATTTCTTAGAGGGCTTTATAGATGCATTAAAGCAAATAAATGGGGCTTATTCCCTTGTGGCAATAAATCAAGAAACAATCATTGGTGTACGCGATCCAGCGGGAATCAGGCCTCTCGTTTTAGGAAAATTAGGTGATTCGTATGTGCTTGCATCGGAAACCTGTGCTCTTGATATCATAAATGCAGAATTTGTTAGAGAAATACAACCTGGCGAATTGGTAGTTATTAATCCAGACGGTGAGCTAACCTCGGTGTTTCCTTTTGTGCAACAGAAATCAAGTTTTTGTATCTTTGAATATGTCTATTTTTCAAGGCCAGACAGCATAATGGAAAATAGATCCATATATGATACAAGAAAGGAAATAGGAAAAACACTTGCACAGGAAAGCCCGCCACAAAATAACATAGATATGATTGTACCAATACCTGACTCTGGAATACCAGCAGCAATTGGCTATGCAGAGCATTCAGGACTCCCTATGGAGCTTGGGATAATCCGCAATCATTACATAGGTAGAACTTTTATACAACCAACTGCTGAGGTACGTAAAGTTAGAATAAAGTTAAAATTTGATGCAAATAAGCATATTTTAAAGGGTAAAAATATAATTTTAATAGATGACAGCATAGTACGTGGCAGTACATTAAGAAATGTAGTGGTGATGCTAAAGAATGCAGGTGTAGGGGAAATTCACCTTAAAATTTCAAGTCCAACGATTAAATATTCTTGTTTTTATGGAATTGATACACCAGATTGCAAAGATTTAATTGCTGCAAATCAATCAATAGAAGAAATGACAAAAAGCATATGCGTAGATAGCTTAGCCTTTTTGAGTGTTGATGGGTTATATCAAGCTGTAAAAGGGGAGACACGTAATGACACAGTGCCACAATACTGCGATGCTTGTTTTACTGGCAATTATCCTATTGGTAAATAA